CCGAAGGAGAAGAAGCTCGTCGGGAAGAAGGGGGAGCTCGCCGCCGGGTTCGCGCAGCTTCAGGCGGACGGCACGACCTCCTGCGGGAACTGGCTCTACTGCCAGAGCTACAACGAGAAGGGGAACATGATGGCCCGCCGGGTGAAGAAGGACCCCACGGGCCTCGGGCTCTTCCCCGAGTGGGCGTGGGCGTGGCCGGTGAACCGGCGCATCCTCTACAACCGGGCGTCGGTCGACCTTTCGGGGAAGCCGTACAACGTCAAGAAGGCGGTCATCTACTGGAACGCGAACGCCGTCCTTCCCGACGGGAAGCTCGGCAAGTGGGAAGGGGACGTTCCCGACGGGCCGTGGCCCCCGATGGGCGACGCGAAGGAGGGGAAGAAGCCGTACATCATGCGGGCGGACGGCGTGGCCGCGATCTTCGGACCGGGCATGAAGGAAGGCCCGTTCCCCGAGCATTATGAACCGCTGGAGTGCCCCTTGCAGGAGAACCTGCTGTCGAAGCAGCGGGTGAACCCGGCGGCGAAGATGTTTTCCGACGGGGGGCTGCCGGAGGATGTGTACGCCACGTGCGATACCCGGTATCCGTACGTGGCCACGACGTACCGGGTGACCGAACACTGGCAGACGGGGGTGCTTTCCCGGAACGTCCCGTGGCTCCTCGAGCTGCAGCCGCGGCAGTTCGTGGAGATGGGTCTCGATCTCGCGAAGGAGAAGAAGATCCGGAACGGCGACATGGTCGAAGTTTCCTCGGCCCGCGGCAAGATCGAGGCGGTCGCCGTCGTCACCCCCCGATTCCGTCCCTTCAAGGTGGCCGGCTCCACGGTCCACGGGGTGGGCCTCCCCTGGTGCTTCGGCTGGTTCACGCCGGGGGTGGGCGACTCCGCCAACCTGCTCACGCCGACGGCGGGGGACGCCAACACCATGATCCCGGAAACGAAGGCGTTCATGGTCAACATCACGGCGAAGGGGTGACCGCCATGGCCCAGGTACGCGTGGGATTTCTCGTCGACACGTCGCGCTGCATCGGTTGCCGCTCCTGCCAGGTCGCATGCAAGGCGTGGAACCACATGGACGCGGACAAGACGGTCGGGAAGGGGGTTTATGAAAACCCGACCGACCTCACCCCCAACCTCTACAACCGGATCCGGTTCCTCGAGAGCGCGGACGACCGGGGGAACGTGAAGTGGCTCTTCATGAACGAGCGGTGCGTCCACTGCGGCGACGCGGGCTGCATGAAGGTCTGCCCGGCGCCGGGAGCGCTCCATCGGACGCCGGAAGGGATCGTCGTCTTCGACAAGGAAAAGTGCATCTCGTGCAAGTATTGCGTCTCCGCCTGCCCGTTCAACATCCCCCGGTACGGGGCGGACGACAAGGTGGCCAAGTGCCACCTGTGCTTCGACCGGGTCGGGGCGGGCAGGGTCCCGTCGTGCGCCCAGGCGTGCCCGACCCAGACGCTGCAGTTCGGGAACCGGGACGCCCTGATCGCGAAGGCGAAGGGGGCCGGGAAGAAGCTGTACGGGGAGAACGCGCTCGACGGGCTGGGCGTCGTCTACGCGCTCGAGGACAAACCCGAGGCGTACGGCCTGCCCGCGGACCCGTCGATCCCGACGTCGATCTTCCTGTGGAAGGACGTGGTGAGGCCGCTCGGGATCCTCGGCTTCTGGGGCAGCGTCGCCGCGGTGGTGGTCCACTACGTGACGTACGGGAACCGGCAGCTCGAGGAGGACGGGAAGGGGAAGGGAGGGGACGCGCATGGGTAAATTCGTCGAGCGGTTCAACACGGCCGAGCGGGTGCTCCACTGGTTCGTCGCCGCGTCGTTCTTCACCCTGCTCCTGTCGGGGCTGGGGCTCTACTCCCGCCTCTTCCACGGATACTTCGACCTGTTCGGGGGCGGGGTGGGGGCGATCCTGGCCCACAAGTACGCGGGGGTTGTCTTCTTCGTCAGCTCCATGATGCTCTTCTTCAACCACGCGAAGGAGATGTTCACCTTCGACGAGGACGACCGGAAGTGGATCCGGTCGCTGGGGGGCTACCTGTCGAAGAACCCGGAACACATCAACAGCGGAAAGTTCAACGCGGGGCAGAAGGGGTTCGGCGTCTTCATGGGGATCGCGACCCTGCTGCTCGGCGTCACGGGGATCATCAACTGGATCCCCGCGTCGTTTCCGCGGGCGCTCGTCCAGTTTTCGCTGCTCCTCCACGGCCTCCTGTTCCTGGCGTTCGTGATGTTGATGGTGGTGCATGTCTACCTCACCACGATCGGGAACCCGGGGACGCTGGACGGGATGCTCTACGGCAACGTCCGGCGGATCTGGGCGCGGAAGCACCACCCGAAGTGGTATAAGGAGGTAGGGGGCGAATAGTCGAACGGAGGGGGTTCCGGCGGCGGGATGAATCGCACGGCCGACAAGATCGCGCACCTGCGGAAGACCGCCTCGGAGCATCCGGAATACAAGGATGTCCTTCTGCCGTTCGAGGAGATCTTCGCGTACGTCGACGGAAAGGAGGCCGGGACGGGGATCCGCTTCGACGTCCCGGAGGGGAACGGGACGGAGCGGGTGCGGGGGGGGCTTCCGCTTCTCTCCCCCGAGGCGCTCTCCGTGGATCGGGACGCCGCCGCGGCCTTCCTGTCCGGGCTGCTCGGCGTCCTGCGGCGCGTCGGCAGGGAGGGCCACGCGGATCTCGACCGGATCCGGGAGGGACTTTCGGACGGCTCCCTCGACCTTGCCTCCCTGTACATCGCCTGTCTCACCCGGAAGCGGGACGTCGTGGACCGGGCGGCGGCCGCCCTTTCGGTGCAGGCGCCGCTGCTCGCCTTCGTCCTCGAGATCCCGTTGAAGACCGCCCTCGAGCGTGTTTCCTCCTCCCTTCCCCGGGAACGGTTCGACGGCTGGAAAGAAGGTTATTGTCCCGTGTGCGGGTCCCGCGCCGGGATGGCCGAACTTTCCGGGGACGAGGGGAAGCGATGGCTCTCCTGCTCCGCCTGTTTCCACCTCTGGCCGTACCCGCGGATCCAATGCCCCTACTGCGATAACACGGACCCGGAATCGCTCTCCTACTTCACGGCGGGGGACGGCCCCACCCGGGTAGGGGTGTGCCGCAAATGCAGCCGGTACCTGAAGACGCGCGACGCGCGCCTCGGGAACGCCGACGTGCCGCTGGAAGCCGAAGACCTCGTCACCCTCCACCTGGACCTGCTGGCCGGGAGGGAAGGGTTCGAGAGGGGGAAATGAGCCGTCTCCCCGGAGACGACGCGAAGGGTGGAGGCGCCCCTCACGTCCTGCGGTACGACGGGCGCCGGCTGGCACCCGCCGATCATCGCCCCGTGCGGGAGGTCCCCGTCGCCCTCACGGTGAACGGCGTCGCCCTCGCGACGCTGATCGCCTCGCCCCACGACCTGCATTTCCTGGTGGCCGGATTCCTGCGGATGCAGGGGTTGGTCCGGTCCGCCGGGGACCTCCTGGCCATGAGCGTGTGCGAAGACTTCGGGGCGGCGTCCATCCGGATCCGGGGAGACGTTCCGGACCGCGTCACGCCGACCTTCACCTCGGGGTGCGGCGCGGGGATCAGCTTCCACGTCCCCGCCGCCGCGGGTCGCCCGGTCCAGGTCCCCTCCGTGGGGCCGTTCGTTTCCCCGGAATCGCTCTTTTCGGCGATGGACGCGCTCACGCGGGCGTCCGAGGCGTACCGCGGGAGCGGAGGGATCCACTCTGCCGGCGCCTGGGACGGCGAGCGGCTCCTCCTGTTCGCCGAGGATATCGGGCGGCACAACACGATCGACCGGATCGCGGGACAGGCGCTCCTGGGAGGAATCGACCTCTCGGGCAGGATCCTTGTCGCCTCGGGGCGCGTTTCCTCGGAGATGGCGGCGAAGGCGGGCTCCCTCGGGATCTCCGTGATCGCCTCGCGCACCTCTCCCACCGACCTCGCGGTCGGGATCTGCGCGGAACTGGGGATCACCCTCGTCGGGTACGTGCGGGGCCGCAGGTTCAACGTCTATACCCATCCGGCGCGGATCGTCGTCGCGGTCGCGGAAAGAATCCCCGGGGTCACGGGCGTCATCCTCGCCGGGGGGAGGTCCACCCGGATGGGAAGCGACAAGGCGCTCCTGCCGTACCAGGGCGGGCGGCTCATCGAGGGGATCCACCGGCGGATGGAGGATCTGTTCGAGGAGGTGATCGTCGCCGCCGGGGAAACGGGACGGTACGAGTTCCTCCCGTGCCGCCGGGTGACCGACCACTTCCCCGGGATGGGCGCGCTGGCGGGCATCCA
This region of bacterium genomic DNA includes:
- a CDS encoding 4Fe-4S dicluster domain-containing protein; this encodes MAQVRVGFLVDTSRCIGCRSCQVACKAWNHMDADKTVGKGVYENPTDLTPNLYNRIRFLESADDRGNVKWLFMNERCVHCGDAGCMKVCPAPGALHRTPEGIVVFDKEKCISCKYCVSACPFNIPRYGADDKVAKCHLCFDRVGAGRVPSCAQACPTQTLQFGNRDALIAKAKGAGKKLYGENALDGLGVVYALEDKPEAYGLPADPSIPTSIFLWKDVVRPLGILGFWGSVAAVVVHYVTYGNRQLEEDGKGKGGDAHG
- a CDS encoding formate dehydrogenase subunit gamma, with protein sequence MGKFVERFNTAERVLHWFVAASFFTLLLSGLGLYSRLFHGYFDLFGGGVGAILAHKYAGVVFFVSSMMLFFNHAKEMFTFDEDDRKWIRSLGGYLSKNPEHINSGKFNAGQKGFGVFMGIATLLLGVTGIINWIPASFPRALVQFSLLLHGLLFLAFVMLMVVHVYLTTIGNPGTLDGMLYGNVRRIWARKHHPKWYKEVGGE
- a CDS encoding formate dehydrogenase accessory protein FdhE, translating into MNRTADKIAHLRKTASEHPEYKDVLLPFEEIFAYVDGKEAGTGIRFDVPEGNGTERVRGGLPLLSPEALSVDRDAAAAFLSGLLGVLRRVGREGHADLDRIREGLSDGSLDLASLYIACLTRKRDVVDRAAAALSVQAPLLAFVLEIPLKTALERVSSSLPRERFDGWKEGYCPVCGSRAGMAELSGDEGKRWLSCSACFHLWPYPRIQCPYCDNTDPESLSYFTAGDGPTRVGVCRKCSRYLKTRDARLGNADVPLEAEDLVTLHLDLLAGREGFERGK
- the fdhD gene encoding formate dehydrogenase accessory sulfurtransferase FdhD, yielding MSRLPGDDAKGGGAPHVLRYDGRRLAPADHRPVREVPVALTVNGVALATLIASPHDLHFLVAGFLRMQGLVRSAGDLLAMSVCEDFGAASIRIRGDVPDRVTPTFTSGCGAGISFHVPAAAGRPVQVPSVGPFVSPESLFSAMDALTRASEAYRGSGGIHSAGAWDGERLLLFAEDIGRHNTIDRIAGQALLGGIDLSGRILVASGRVSSEMAAKAGSLGISVIASRTSPTDLAVGICAELGITLVGYVRGRRFNVYTHPARIVVAVAERIPGVTGVILAGGRSTRMGSDKALLPYQGGRLIEGIHRRMEDLFEEVIVAAGETGRYEFLPCRRVTDHFPGMGALAGIHAALRASGSEKIFVVACDMPHLSPDLIRHLCTLAEEADVVVPEGEGGLEPLHAVYRKGVLPVVEDALRDGQCRVVSFFDRVRVRRVPLAEVERIDPGRSAFRNINTPEEYYRLRDGGA